Genomic window (Chloroflexota bacterium):
GAACCATGAAGCAACAAACTTTTCGACGCTACGTAATTTGCATCCGCAACAAAGGATGCGAGGATTTGGAACTTGGCAAAGTTTATCGGGTTCTTGCTGACGCGGTTGCCGCCAAGGACGATCTGATCCGGGTGATTGACGAGTCCGGTGAAGATTATCTGTATCCCAATAATTATTTTGTCGCGATCATAGTGCCTCAGTCGGCGGCGTGCGCGTTATGGACGGCGCGGGCGCGCCCAATTCAAGCATGAGAGTGAATTCAATGACCAATCCAACTGATCGCGCCGTGAGCGCATTTCAAGATGGTTTTGCTTGTTCGCAAGCCGTTCTATCGGCGTTTGCGTCTGACCTGGATTTGCCGACCGACCTCGCGCTGAAACTTGCCGCGCCGTTCGGCGGGGGCATCGCGCGGCGCGGCGAAATGTGCGGCGCCGTATCCGGCGCGTTGCTGGTGATCGGTCTCACGACCGGCAATGTCGCCGCGCAAGACCAGGAGGCGAAAGATCGCACGTACGCCTTGGTGCGTGAATTCATTGTCCGCTTCCAGGCGCGCCACAGTACGATCACATGCCGCGAATTGCTTGACTGTGACATCAGCGTACCCGCCGAATTGCAACGCGCGCGCGACGCGCAACTGTTTGCAAATGTTTGTCCCAAGCTGGTGCGGAGCGCGGCAGAGATTGTGGGAGAGTTGACGGACGGAACTGTACGGTGATGCGATGGCGACAATGGCTCAAGTTTTGCGCGAGTGTCGGATCGCGCTTGCAAACTACTACGGTACGCAGTTCAAGGGTCTGGTGCTTTATGGTTCGGTTGCGCGCAGGCAAGCTGACCCGACCAGCGATATAGATTTGCTCGTTCTGTTGAGCCAGCCCTTTGATTTCTTTCTCGAGCTGAGGCGGATTGTAGATTTGCTTTATCCAATTCAATTGGAATCGGAACAACTCATTTCTGCCAAGCCGGCGCCGGTAGATGAGTTCGAGAACGGCGCGCTTCAACTTTATCGTAATGCCAAGCGCGAGGGTGTCGCTGTATGAGCGAGGATCGCGCGCGCGAAGTCGCAGCAAATCTCGAGCGCGCCGAACAATCACTTGGCGCAGCGCGCGATCTGCTTGAAAAGGGATACCATGATTTTGCCGCGTCGCGCGCGTACTATTCCGCGTTTTATGCGGCGACGGCGATTTTGCTAATCGCGGGCTTGGAGTTTGGCAAACACAGTGGAGTGGTTGCTTCCATACACCAGCGATTTGTCAAAACCGGCAATCTGACGAAAGAGCAAGGCAAGAACTTGAATTGGTTATTCGAATTGCGTAGTGTTGGTGACTATGGCGGCGTGGTGCATGTGTCTCAGCCACAATGTGAACAGGCGATCCGCGTCGCTGAAGATTTCCTGGTCACGATCAAATCGTTGATTGAGTAAAAACCGTACGACTCAAAAGGAGACCCTCACAGTGAAAGTCTTGGTGACCGGTGGCGCGGGCTTTATCGGCTCGCATGTGGTAGACGTGTTGATCGAAGCAGGACATCAGGTCGCGATTGTGGATAGTCTGTGGGAACATGGCGGCGGGCGGACCGATAACCTCAATCCGCGCGCGACGTTTTACAAAATGGATGTGCGTGATGCGGCGCTCGCCCAAGTGTTTGAGAAAGAACGCCCCGAAGCGATTTGCCACCTCGCCGCGCAGCACAGCGTGAAAATTTCGACGGACGACCCGGCGTACGACGCGCAAGTCAACGTCCTGGGTCTGATCAACCTCTTGCAATGCGCGACCAAGTTTGGCGCGCGCAAAGTTGTATTCTCCTCGTCTGGCGCGACGTACGGCACCGTCGAGAAAATGCCGGTGCGCGAAGAAACGCCGCAGCATCCCGAATCGCCGTATGGTATCACGAAAATGGCGAGCGAGTACTATCTAGGATTCTGGAAAGATATGTACGGACTCGATTTCACCGCGTTGCGCTACGGCAACGTGTACGGTCCCCGCCAAGACCCGACCGGCGAAGCCGGCGTCATCGCGATTTTTGCGCGCTTGCTCATCCTGGGCGAACCCGTGCGAATTGACTGGGACGGCGAACAGCAAAAGGATTACGTGTACGCGCGCGATGTCGCGCGCGCGAATTTGCTCGCTCTCGCGCGCGGCTCGGGGCAAGCGTTTTGCATCGCGACCGGGATGGGCACATCGGTCAACGCATTGTATCGCGGCTTGGCGCACCACATCGGCAAAGAATCGTCCATCGTGCGCGCGCCGAAACGTCCCGGCGATATTTATTTGACGTACTTTGATTGCTCGAAAGCGGAACGCGAACTGGGTTGGAAGCCCGAAGTGGATTTAGAGTTGGGGCTGAAACTAACCGTTGATTTCTTCCGTGCGACTGTAAAATAGAACCAAAAGGAGTCTCCCTTGAAACGTTGTCCACGATGTGACGCCACCGTCGCCGACACCCAGGTTTTTTGCGGTAGTTGCGGTAACGACATGCGCGCGGTTCCGGTGGTTCCCGCTCCGCGAATTACGCCGACCGTCGGCGAAGGACAAACATCGCCGTACGCGTACCCGCAACAAATGTCACCGTACGCGCCGAACGCGCAAGAACCGATGAACGGACAATCGCCGACGATGCGCTATGTCATCATTGGCGCGGTCGTGTTGATTGTTGCGTGTTGCGCGTTCTCCTGCGGTATTCTCGCGAGTTTTGCGATTGATCCTCTCGTTGCGCCGATCTTGCGCGGCGCATCACCCACACCCACACGCACGCCGCGCGGGACACCGCCGGCGGGTGGCGCGCTCGTCTGGATTCTTTGGTATCTCCTTCCGTAAATTGGACCATGACCCCGGAAGAAATCTCCATGCTCTACCGTCAAGGGCAGAGCGAAACGCTTGCGTTTGAAGTCGAGGCGGTTGCGCTCAACCGCCTCGCCGAAACGCTCGCCGCGTTCGCGAATGGTGATGGCGGGATCATTCTTTTAGGCATTGACGCGCACACCAACGCGGCGCGTGGCGTGCGCTCTGTGGACGCCGCGATGGACAAGGCGCTTGCCGCGGGGTTGCGTTGCGAACCTCCTCTCATTTTGCCGCGTCCTGAAATCGCCACGCTCGAAGAAAAAACGATCCTCGCGATTCACGTGCCGAGTGGCTTGCCGCACGCGTACAGTCTGCGCGGCAAGTATCTCGCGCGGAGCGGCAAAAAGAACAATCCACTGGGACCGCGCCAACTGCGCCAACTGTTGCGCGAACGCGGCGAAGCGAACTTTGAGCAGCTCCCCGCGCCGAACGCGACGTTCGACGACCTCGATCAAATCGCGGTGCAAAAGTACGCCGCGATGTTTCTGGGCGATGCGCCGGCGAAACGCGACGCGGTCATTGATTTGCTCAATCGGCGCGGTTGTCTCGTCAAAGACGGCAGTGTGTGGCGACCGACCACCTCCGGGTATTTGCTCTTTGGCAAGGAACCGCAACGGATGTTCCCGAGCGCGGAGATTTTGCTCGCGCGTTACACTGGCAAACAAATGACCGACGAGTTTTTACGCGAGGTCGTGCGCGGTTCACTCGCCGACCAGGTGCGTCGCGCCGAGGCGTGGCTCGTCGCGAATATGCGGAAGGGCGCGCGCATTGATGCGTTGCAGCGCGCGGATCGCACCGAGTATCCGATGCCGGCTGTGCGCGAAGCCATCGTCAACGCGG
Coding sequences:
- a CDS encoding C_GCAxxG_C_C family protein, with protein sequence MTNPTDRAVSAFQDGFACSQAVLSAFASDLDLPTDLALKLAAPFGGGIARRGEMCGAVSGALLVIGLTTGNVAAQDQEAKDRTYALVREFIVRFQARHSTITCRELLDCDISVPAELQRARDAQLFANVCPKLVRSAAEIVGELTDGTVR
- a CDS encoding nucleotidyltransferase domain-containing protein, with amino-acid sequence MATMAQVLRECRIALANYYGTQFKGLVLYGSVARRQADPTSDIDLLVLLSQPFDFFLELRRIVDLLYPIQLESEQLISAKPAPVDEFENGALQLYRNAKREGVAV
- a CDS encoding HEPN domain-containing protein, whose translation is MSEDRAREVAANLERAEQSLGAARDLLEKGYHDFAASRAYYSAFYAATAILLIAGLEFGKHSGVVASIHQRFVKTGNLTKEQGKNLNWLFELRSVGDYGGVVHVSQPQCEQAIRVAEDFLVTIKSLIE
- a CDS encoding GDP-mannose 4,6-dehydratase is translated as MKVLVTGGAGFIGSHVVDVLIEAGHQVAIVDSLWEHGGGRTDNLNPRATFYKMDVRDAALAQVFEKERPEAICHLAAQHSVKISTDDPAYDAQVNVLGLINLLQCATKFGARKVVFSSSGATYGTVEKMPVREETPQHPESPYGITKMASEYYLGFWKDMYGLDFTALRYGNVYGPRQDPTGEAGVIAIFARLLILGEPVRIDWDGEQQKDYVYARDVARANLLALARGSGQAFCIATGMGTSVNALYRGLAHHIGKESSIVRAPKRPGDIYLTYFDCSKAERELGWKPEVDLELGLKLTVDFFRATVK
- a CDS encoding putative DNA binding domain-containing protein — protein: MTPEEISMLYRQGQSETLAFEVEAVALNRLAETLAAFANGDGGIILLGIDAHTNAARGVRSVDAAMDKALAAGLRCEPPLILPRPEIATLEEKTILAIHVPSGLPHAYSLRGKYLARSGKKNNPLGPRQLRQLLRERGEANFEQLPAPNATFDDLDQIAVQKYAAMFLGDAPAKRDAVIDLLNRRGCLVKDGSVWRPTTSGYLLFGKEPQRMFPSAEILLARYTGKQMTDEFLREVVRGSLADQVRRAEAWLVANMRKGARIDALQRADRTEYPMPAVREAIVNAVAHRDYAIRGDEIRVMMFSDRVEVYSPGRLPGHVTLDNLVDERFSRNEVIAQVLADLGFIERLGYGIDRMIRIMREWNLPAPRFAETANGFQVTLRGPGEKLVGDQNDASRWRNLDLNERQRAALDFLVKNQRITNRDYREMFSDVSEETIRRDLADLVEEGLLLKMGDKKGTYYILK